Proteins encoded within one genomic window of Calypte anna isolate BGI_N300 chromosome 25, bCalAnn1_v1.p, whole genome shotgun sequence:
- the ARNT gene encoding aryl hydrocarbon receptor nuclear translocator isoform X8, producing MAATAANPEMASDVSSLGAAVGSGNPAAGAQAGGAIAQRATKRRPGLDFDDDGEGNSKFLRCDDDPMPNDKERFARENHSEIERRRRNKMTAYITELSDMVPTCSALARKPDKLTILRMAVSHMKSLRGTGNTSTDGTYKPSFLTDQELKHLILEAADGFLFIVSCETGRVVYVSDSVTPVLNQPQSEWFGSTLYDQVHPDDVGKLREQLSTSENALTGRILDLKTGTVKKEGQQSMRMCMGSRRSFICRMRCGNSSVDPVSVNRLSFMRNRCRNGLGAAKDGEPHYVVVHCTGYIKAWPPAGVSLPDDDPDAGQGSKFCLVAIGRLQVTSSPNCTDMNNVCQPTEFISRHNTEGIFTFIDHRCVATVGYQPQELLGKDIVDFCHPEDQQLLRDSFQQVVKLKGQVLSVMFRFRSKNREWLWMRTSSFTFQNPYSDEIEYIICTNTNVKNSSQESRPALSSSMQRPPLGQSLSLPLELSSRQQQQQPPQQTELEVVPGRESLAGYDHSQVPVQPVSAAGPEHSKPLEKAENLFNQERDPRFSEIYSGISTEQNKALPASTVPANQPLFPQGNTFTPSRPADNFRSSSMVPPVNIIQQQQQQPRILSQISRHSSPAQVSGSSWAAGTRPSFTPQQVTSQTVKTRPPSFTMGTFPGTPSSFSPMAAPSSTTSPTGAPTYPNLSTRGTAFTTEAAQTPPSFPARAAPEGVGMWPQWQGQHHGPSSGEQHVQQPQPSQPEVFSDMLTMLGGDQGPNYNNEEFPDLNIFPSFSE from the exons ATGGCAGCCACCGCCGCCAACCCGG AAATGGCATCAGATGTTTCCTCCCTGGGGGCAGCTGTGGGCTCAGGCAACCCCGCTGCGGGCGCACAGGCTGGAGGAGCCATCGCTCAGCGAGCCACCAAGAGGAGGCCTGG gctgGATTTTGATGATGATGGAGAAGGGAACAGTAAATTCCTCAG GTGTGATGATGACCCGATGCCAAATGATAAGGAGAGATTTGCCAG gGAGAACCACAGTGAGattgagaggaggaggaggaacaagaTGACAGCCTACATCACAGAGCTGTCAGACATGGTGCCCACCTGCAGCGCCCTGGCCCGCAAGCCCGACAAGCTGACCATCCTGCGCATGGCCGTGTCCCACATGAAGTCCCTGAGGGGCACGGGCAACACCTCCACTGATGGCACCTACAAAccttccttcctcactgaccag GAACTCAAACACCTGATCCTGGAGGCAGCTGATGGGTTCCTCTTCATCGTGTCCTGCGAGACGGGGCGCGTGGTCTACGTCTCGGATTCGGTGACCCCGGTGCTCAACCAGCCCCAGTCAGAGTGGTTTGGCAGCACCCTCTATGACCAGGTGCACCCTGACGACGTGGGGAAGCTGAGGGAGCAGCTCTCCACCTCTGAGAACGCCCTGACAG GTCGCATCCTGGATTTGAAGACAGGGACTGTGAAGAAGGAAGGGCAGCAGTCCATGAGGATGTGCATGGGCTCACGGAGATCTTTCATCTGCAGAATGAG GTGTGGGAACAGCTCAGTGGATCCTGTGTCTGTGAATCGTCTCAGCTTCATGAGGAATCGCTGCAG GAATGGTTTGGGTGCAGCAAAGGATGGAGAACCTCACTACGTGGTGGTGCACTGCACAGGGTACATAAAAGCCTGGCCCCCTGCAG GTGTTTCCCTGCCTGATGATGACCCAGATGCTGGCCAGGGTAGCAAGTTTTGCCTGGTGGCTATTGGCAGGCTCCAG GTCACCAGCTCACCCAACTGCACAGACATGAACAACGTTTGCCAGCCCACAGAGTTCATCTCCAGACACAACACCGAGGGCATCTTCACCTTCATCGACCACCGCTGCGTGGCCACCGTTGGCTACCAGCCCCAG GAACTTCTGGGGAAGGACATTGTGGATTTCTGCCACCCAGAGGACCAGCAGCTCTTGCGGGACAGCTTCCAGCAG GTGGTGAAGTTAAAAGGCCAGGTTCTGTCAGTCATGTTCCGATTCCGATCCAAAAACCGGGAATGGCTCTGGATGAGAACCAGCTCCTTTACCTTCCAGAACCCCTACTCGGATGAGATTGAGTACATCATCTGTACCAACACCAATGTCAA gAACTCGAGCCAGGAGTCTCGTCCTGCCCTGTCCAGCTCCATGCAGAGGCCCCCTCTGGGGCAGAGTCTCAGCCTTCCCCTGGAGCTGTCCTCAAG gcagcagcagcagcagccaccacagcaGACAGAGCTGGAAGTGGTCCCAGGAAGAGAGAGCCTGGCTGGTTATGACCACTCCCAG gttCCTGTCCAGCCAGTGAGTGCTGCTGGCCCAGAGCACAGCAAACCCCTGGAGAAAGCTGAGAATCTTTTCAACCAGGAGAGGGACCCCAGGTTCAGTGAGATCTACAGTGGGATCAGCACAG agcagaacaaagccctccctgccagcactgTGCCTGCCAACCAACCCCTCTTCCCCCAGGGAAACACCTTCACCCCCTCCCGACCTGCTGACAACTTCAG gagcagcagcatggtCCCTCCTGTCAACATCatccaacagcagcagcagcagcccaggatcCTGTCCCAGATTTCCCGGcattccagcccagcccaggtcAGCgggagcagctgggctgcagggacacgGCCAAGCTTCACCCCCCAG caggTGACATCCCAGACAGTGAAGACCCGGCCCCCCTCCTTCACCATGGGGACTTTCCCAGGCACCCCCTCCTCCTTCAGCCCCAtggcagcccccagctccaccacctcccccacGGGGGCCCCCACCTACCCCAACCTCAGCACCCGGGGCACAGCTTTCA CCACCGAGGCAGCTCAGACCCCCCCCAGCTTCCCGGCGCGCGCGGCACCCGAGGGCGTTGGGATGTGGCCCCAGTGGCAGGGGCAGCACCATGGCCCCAGCTCAGGGGAGCAGCAcgtgcagcagccccagcccagccagcccGAGGTCTTCTCA GACATGCTGACCATGCTGGGAGGAGACCAAGGCCCCAACTACAACAACGAGGAGTTCCCAGACTTGAATATATTCCcttctttttcagaataa
- the ARNT gene encoding aryl hydrocarbon receptor nuclear translocator isoform X5, whose amino-acid sequence MAATAANPEMASDVSSLGAAVGSGNPAAGAQAGGAIAQRATKRRPGLDFDDDGEGNSKFLRCDDDPMPNDKERFARSDDEQSSADKERLARENHSEIERRRRNKMTAYITELSDMVPTCSALARKPDKLTILRMAVSHMKSLRGTGNTSTDGTYKPSFLTDQELKHLILEAADGFLFIVSCETGRVVYVSDSVTPVLNQPQSEWFGSTLYDQVHPDDVGKLREQLSTSENALTGRILDLKTGTVKKEGQQSMRMCMGSRRSFICRMRCGNSSVDPVSVNRLSFMRNRCRNGLGAAKDGEPHYVVVHCTGYIKAWPPAGVSLPDDDPDAGQGSKFCLVAIGRLQVTSSPNCTDMNNVCQPTEFISRHNTEGIFTFIDHRCVATVGYQPQELLGKDIVDFCHPEDQQLLRDSFQQVVKLKGQVLSVMFRFRSKNREWLWMRTSSFTFQNPYSDEIEYIICTNTNVKNSSQESRPALSSSMQRPPLGQSLSLPLELSSRQQQQQQPPQQTELEVVPGRESLAGYDHSQVPVQPVSAAGPEHSKPLEKAENLFNQERDPRFSEIYSGISTEQNKALPASTVPANQPLFPQGNTFTPSRPADNFRSSSMVPPVNIIQQQQQQPRILSQISRHSSPAQVSGSSWAAGTRPSFTPQQVTSQTVKTRPPSFTMGTFPGTPSSFSPMAAPSSTTSPTGAPTYPNLSTRGTAFTTEAAQTPPSFPARAAPEGVGMWPQWQGQHHGPSSGEQHVQQPQPSQPEVFSDMLTMLGGDQGPNYNNEEFPDLNIFPSFSE is encoded by the exons ATGGCAGCCACCGCCGCCAACCCGG AAATGGCATCAGATGTTTCCTCCCTGGGGGCAGCTGTGGGCTCAGGCAACCCCGCTGCGGGCGCACAGGCTGGAGGAGCCATCGCTCAGCGAGCCACCAAGAGGAGGCCTGG gctgGATTTTGATGATGATGGAGAAGGGAACAGTAAATTCCTCAG GTGTGATGATGACCCGATGCCAAATGATAAGGAGAGATTTGCCAG gtcTGATGATGAGCAGAGCTCAGCGGATAAGGAGAGACTTGCCAG gGAGAACCACAGTGAGattgagaggaggaggaggaacaagaTGACAGCCTACATCACAGAGCTGTCAGACATGGTGCCCACCTGCAGCGCCCTGGCCCGCAAGCCCGACAAGCTGACCATCCTGCGCATGGCCGTGTCCCACATGAAGTCCCTGAGGGGCACGGGCAACACCTCCACTGATGGCACCTACAAAccttccttcctcactgaccag GAACTCAAACACCTGATCCTGGAGGCAGCTGATGGGTTCCTCTTCATCGTGTCCTGCGAGACGGGGCGCGTGGTCTACGTCTCGGATTCGGTGACCCCGGTGCTCAACCAGCCCCAGTCAGAGTGGTTTGGCAGCACCCTCTATGACCAGGTGCACCCTGACGACGTGGGGAAGCTGAGGGAGCAGCTCTCCACCTCTGAGAACGCCCTGACAG GTCGCATCCTGGATTTGAAGACAGGGACTGTGAAGAAGGAAGGGCAGCAGTCCATGAGGATGTGCATGGGCTCACGGAGATCTTTCATCTGCAGAATGAG GTGTGGGAACAGCTCAGTGGATCCTGTGTCTGTGAATCGTCTCAGCTTCATGAGGAATCGCTGCAG GAATGGTTTGGGTGCAGCAAAGGATGGAGAACCTCACTACGTGGTGGTGCACTGCACAGGGTACATAAAAGCCTGGCCCCCTGCAG GTGTTTCCCTGCCTGATGATGACCCAGATGCTGGCCAGGGTAGCAAGTTTTGCCTGGTGGCTATTGGCAGGCTCCAG GTCACCAGCTCACCCAACTGCACAGACATGAACAACGTTTGCCAGCCCACAGAGTTCATCTCCAGACACAACACCGAGGGCATCTTCACCTTCATCGACCACCGCTGCGTGGCCACCGTTGGCTACCAGCCCCAG GAACTTCTGGGGAAGGACATTGTGGATTTCTGCCACCCAGAGGACCAGCAGCTCTTGCGGGACAGCTTCCAGCAG GTGGTGAAGTTAAAAGGCCAGGTTCTGTCAGTCATGTTCCGATTCCGATCCAAAAACCGGGAATGGCTCTGGATGAGAACCAGCTCCTTTACCTTCCAGAACCCCTACTCGGATGAGATTGAGTACATCATCTGTACCAACACCAATGTCAA gAACTCGAGCCAGGAGTCTCGTCCTGCCCTGTCCAGCTCCATGCAGAGGCCCCCTCTGGGGCAGAGTCTCAGCCTTCCCCTGGAGCTGTCCTCAAG gcA gcagcagcagcagcagccaccacagcaGACAGAGCTGGAAGTGGTCCCAGGAAGAGAGAGCCTGGCTGGTTATGACCACTCCCAG gttCCTGTCCAGCCAGTGAGTGCTGCTGGCCCAGAGCACAGCAAACCCCTGGAGAAAGCTGAGAATCTTTTCAACCAGGAGAGGGACCCCAGGTTCAGTGAGATCTACAGTGGGATCAGCACAG agcagaacaaagccctccctgccagcactgTGCCTGCCAACCAACCCCTCTTCCCCCAGGGAAACACCTTCACCCCCTCCCGACCTGCTGACAACTTCAG gagcagcagcatggtCCCTCCTGTCAACATCatccaacagcagcagcagcagcccaggatcCTGTCCCAGATTTCCCGGcattccagcccagcccaggtcAGCgggagcagctgggctgcagggacacgGCCAAGCTTCACCCCCCAG caggTGACATCCCAGACAGTGAAGACCCGGCCCCCCTCCTTCACCATGGGGACTTTCCCAGGCACCCCCTCCTCCTTCAGCCCCAtggcagcccccagctccaccacctcccccacGGGGGCCCCCACCTACCCCAACCTCAGCACCCGGGGCACAGCTTTCA CCACCGAGGCAGCTCAGACCCCCCCCAGCTTCCCGGCGCGCGCGGCACCCGAGGGCGTTGGGATGTGGCCCCAGTGGCAGGGGCAGCACCATGGCCCCAGCTCAGGGGAGCAGCAcgtgcagcagccccagcccagccagcccGAGGTCTTCTCA GACATGCTGACCATGCTGGGAGGAGACCAAGGCCCCAACTACAACAACGAGGAGTTCCCAGACTTGAATATATTCCcttctttttcagaataa